In one window of Armatimonadota bacterium DNA:
- a CDS encoding orotate phosphoribosyltransferase, which yields MTDAEVLRILEETGAAQDGHFVLSSGLHSGRYFQCAQVLQYPEQTERLCQKLALRVGELGAQVVAGPAFGGIVVAYELARQLGVRSVFAERENDRLAFRRGFTVSPGERVLIADDVITKGGSVLESAELVRACGGEVVGAGVILDRSGGVDFGMRIEALARVTVENYSPDSCPLCARGVALVKPGSRSV from the coding sequence ATGACGGACGCCGAGGTGCTGCGCATACTGGAGGAGACGGGTGCCGCGCAGGACGGCCATTTCGTGCTCAGTTCCGGACTGCACAGCGGTCGGTATTTCCAGTGTGCCCAGGTCCTGCAATACCCCGAGCAGACCGAGCGGCTGTGCCAGAAGTTGGCACTGCGCGTGGGTGAACTCGGGGCTCAAGTGGTGGCGGGGCCGGCGTTCGGCGGTATCGTGGTCGCCTACGAACTCGCGCGCCAGCTCGGCGTCAGATCCGTCTTCGCGGAGCGCGAGAACGATCGCCTCGCGTTCCGGCGAGGGTTCACTGTGTCCCCGGGCGAACGCGTCCTCATCGCAGACGACGTCATCACCAAGGGCGGCTCGGTGCTTGAGTCCGCCGAACTCGTGCGCGCTTGCGGCGGCGAGGTAGTGGGCGCGGGCGTGATTCTCGACCGCAGCGGCGGCGTTGATTTCGGCATGCGCATAGAGGCGCTGGCGCGCGTCACGGTGGAGAACTACTCCCCCGACTCATGCCCGCTGTGCGCTCGAGGCGTCGCGCTCGTCAAGCCGGGGAGTCGAAGCGTATGA
- the pyrF gene encoding orotidine-5'-phosphate decarboxylase: protein MARSRPKLIVALDFPALSEAREVAEKLAGLADVFKVGLELFSAEGPGVLRAIADIAGPVFYDAKLLDIPNTVAGAAGSITAQRVAMFNVHAMGGREVMSAAVRAAAHKAEELGIERPRVVGVTVLTSMDDDDLREAGVARPMREQVVALALSAREAGLDGVVASPQEIGDVRAACGSDFLVVTPGVRPTWASRGDQKRVMTPGEAAEAGADYVVVGRPITQAPDPAAAAMRISQELAGS, encoded by the coding sequence ATGGCGCGCTCCCGCCCGAAGCTAATCGTCGCACTCGATTTCCCCGCTTTGAGCGAAGCACGGGAAGTGGCGGAGAAACTGGCGGGTCTGGCGGACGTGTTCAAGGTGGGGCTCGAGCTGTTCAGCGCCGAGGGCCCGGGGGTGCTGCGGGCGATTGCCGACATCGCCGGACCGGTCTTCTACGACGCGAAGCTGTTGGACATTCCGAATACCGTCGCCGGGGCCGCAGGGAGCATCACCGCCCAGCGCGTCGCCATGTTCAACGTGCACGCGATGGGCGGGCGTGAGGTCATGAGCGCCGCTGTACGCGCCGCCGCTCACAAGGCGGAAGAGTTGGGCATCGAGCGGCCGCGGGTGGTCGGCGTCACTGTCCTGACGAGCATGGACGACGACGACCTGCGAGAGGCTGGCGTGGCGCGCCCGATGCGCGAGCAAGTCGTCGCGCTGGCGCTGTCGGCGCGCGAGGCGGGCCTTGATGGCGTCGTCGCTTCGCCGCAGGAGATCGGCGACGTCAGGGCTGCGTGCGGGAGCGACTTCCTGGTCGTGACCCCCGGCGTGCGCCCGACGTGGGCCAGCCGCGGGGATCAGAAACGAGTGATGACGCCGGGCGAGGCGGCGGAGGCCGGAGCCGACTACGTCGTGGTCGGCAGGCCGATCACGCAAGCGCCCGATCCGGCCGCAGCGGCAATGCGAATCTCACAGGAGCTCGCCGGCTCATGA